The following coding sequences are from one Parabacteroides pacaensis window:
- a CDS encoding glycoside hydrolase family 20 protein — protein sequence MNKLSKNVLVIVTSLLVLSCLDRKTVKGEYEIIPLPQQITPENGSFILKNSTQITYPEGNDVLKQNAEFLASYIKEATGKDLQIVPGTPASNSINLAINDAIENPEGYKLTVVPDKITIEGGLESGVFYGIQTLRKSLPVLAQETVIELPGVTIEDAPRFKYRGMMLDVSRHFFPIDSVKQYIDILALHNMNTLHWHLSDDQGWRIEIKKYPELTRIGSQRKETVIGHNSGKYDGTPYGGFYTQDQIREVIDYAAKRFITIIPEIDMPGHQLAALTSYPELGCTGGPYEVWSQWGVAEDVICAGNEKSMQFLEDVLGEIIDLFPSEYIHVGGDECPKVRWKACPKCQARIKQEGIKSDSKHSAEEYLQSYVISRMEKFVESKGRHIIGWDEILEGGLAPNATVMSWRGMAGGIEAAKQHHNVIMTPNTYLYFDYYQTTDVANEPLAIGGYVPLERVYSLEPVPASLSPEEQKYIIGVQANLWTEYIPTFSQVEYMVLPRMAALSEVQWCSPEKKNYPQFLKRLFNLTGIYDQQGYNYGKHIFNVEATLVPDTNKGVLNVTLKTLGNGDIYYTLDGTEPSKNSTKYTAPLEITQDATIKAIVIRPNLKSRVLTEKVTFNKATMKPITLKVAPSKGYDFNGGPELTDGLTGNNNYKTGRWLGFQGRDLDAVIDLKEPTEIQKVSFNTNVVKGDWIMGVTGISVKISDDGKSFKEIATKNIPELTQQDKDGIYPQEITFNPVKARYVEVIAKGGKLPKWHGGAGYDAFFFVDEISIE from the coding sequence ATGAACAAATTAAGTAAAAATGTACTGGTTATAGTTACTTCCTTACTCGTTTTATCTTGTTTGGACAGAAAAACTGTAAAAGGAGAGTATGAGATTATTCCGTTACCTCAACAAATTACACCGGAAAACGGCTCCTTCATCTTAAAGAATTCCACACAAATTACTTATCCGGAAGGAAATGACGTATTAAAGCAAAATGCTGAATTCCTAGCCTCTTACATCAAAGAAGCTACCGGTAAGGATTTGCAGATCGTTCCGGGAACACCTGCGTCCAACAGCATCAATTTAGCAATAAATGATGCAATTGAAAATCCGGAAGGTTACAAGTTGACGGTAGTTCCTGATAAAATTACCATAGAAGGCGGACTGGAATCCGGTGTATTTTACGGCATCCAGACTTTACGGAAATCCCTGCCTGTGCTAGCTCAAGAAACAGTTATAGAACTCCCTGGTGTTACAATTGAAGATGCTCCCCGTTTTAAATATCGTGGAATGATGCTTGACGTAAGCCGACATTTTTTTCCTATCGATTCTGTAAAACAGTATATCGATATATTGGCTCTACACAATATGAATACGCTTCATTGGCATTTAAGTGACGACCAAGGTTGGCGTATCGAAATAAAGAAATATCCGGAATTAACCCGGATAGGATCACAACGCAAAGAAACGGTTATCGGACATAATTCCGGAAAATATGACGGGACACCTTATGGGGGCTTTTATACTCAAGACCAGATACGGGAGGTAATCGACTATGCCGCCAAACGTTTCATCACCATTATTCCCGAAATAGATATGCCGGGCCATCAACTGGCCGCATTGACTTCTTACCCGGAATTAGGTTGTACCGGCGGTCCGTATGAAGTTTGGTCCCAATGGGGAGTAGCAGAGGACGTAATTTGTGCCGGTAACGAAAAGTCCATGCAATTCTTGGAAGATGTTCTAGGAGAGATTATCGATCTCTTTCCATCCGAATATATCCATGTAGGCGGAGACGAATGTCCCAAGGTTCGTTGGAAAGCCTGTCCCAAATGTCAAGCCCGGATTAAACAAGAAGGAATCAAAAGCGATTCGAAACATTCGGCAGAAGAATATTTGCAGAGCTATGTAATTTCCCGGATGGAGAAATTTGTGGAAAGTAAAGGACGCCATATTATCGGTTGGGATGAAATTCTAGAAGGTGGACTGGCTCCCAATGCTACGGTAATGAGTTGGCGAGGTATGGCGGGAGGCATAGAAGCGGCCAAACAGCACCACAATGTGATTATGACACCCAATACCTATCTATATTTTGATTATTACCAAACAACAGATGTTGCAAACGAACCTTTGGCTATAGGCGGTTATGTACCTCTTGAAAGAGTGTACTCCCTGGAACCTGTCCCTGCGTCCCTTTCTCCTGAAGAACAAAAATATATTATCGGAGTACAAGCTAACCTGTGGACAGAATATATTCCGACTTTCTCTCAAGTTGAATATATGGTATTACCCCGGATGGCTGCATTAAGCGAAGTACAATGGTGTTCACCGGAAAAGAAAAACTATCCCCAATTCCTTAAGCGTTTATTCAATCTTACCGGTATTTATGACCAACAAGGATATAATTACGGAAAACATATTTTTAATGTGGAGGCGACCTTGGTTCCCGATACAAACAAAGGGGTACTTAACGTAACTCTTAAAACTTTAGGAAACGGAGACATCTATTATACATTAGACGGTACGGAACCCTCTAAGAACAGTACAAAATATACTGCGCCATTAGAAATTACCCAAGATGCTACAATTAAAGCTATCGTAATTCGCCCCAACCTTAAAAGCCGTGTTTTGACTGAAAAGGTAACATTTAATAAGGCAACCATGAAACCGATTACTTTGAAAGTCGCACCCAGCAAGGGATATGATTTCAACGGCGGACCGGAACTTACTGACGGGCTTACGGGGAATAACAATTATAAAACAGGTCGTTGGCTAGGTTTCCAAGGAAGAGATTTGGATGCTGTTATCGATCTGAAAGAGCCTACGGAAATACAAAAGGTTTCTTTCAATACCAATGTGGTAAAAGGCGACTGGATTATGGGGGTAACCGGTATAAGCGTAAAAATTTCAGATGACGGAAAATCATTTAAAGAAATAGCCACTAAAAATATTCCGGAACTTACCCAACAAGATAAGGATGGCATATATCCCCAGGAAATTACTTTCAATCCGGTAAAAGCCCGCTATGTAGAGGTAATTGCTAAAGGAGGAAAATTACCTAAATGGCATGGGGGAGCCGGTTATGATGCTTTCTTTTTTGTAGACGAAATTTCAATTGAATAG
- a CDS encoding response regulator, with the protein MNKTVLLVDDKLEFAKIVRLYLFKYDVRYAENPVKAIEWLEEGNYPDLIISDLNMPEMSGEEFLHYLKTNKLYKSIPVIILSSIEDRMNRVKLFDEGASDFLLKPFDPEEICSKIEQIIN; encoded by the coding sequence ATGAACAAAACAGTGTTATTAGTGGACGATAAACTTGAATTTGCCAAAATAGTCAGGCTCTATTTGTTTAAATATGATGTTAGGTATGCAGAAAACCCAGTAAAAGCAATTGAATGGTTAGAAGAAGGCAATTATCCGGACTTGATTATTTCTGATTTAAACATGCCGGAAATGTCAGGGGAAGAATTCTTACATTACCTTAAAACTAATAAGCTTTATAAATCCATTCCTGTCATTATTTTATCCAGCATAGAAGATCGCATGAATCGGGTAAAACTCTTTGACGAAGGGGCATCCGATTTTCTATTAAAACCATTTGATCCGGAAGAAATTTGTTCTAAGATCGAACAAATAATAAACTAA
- a CDS encoding alpha-L-arabinofuranosidase C-terminal domain-containing protein, with amino-acid sequence MIEFVKKIHLLIILFIIAFFFFAGCRQELPVTSKIVVDTKSTTLPVNPQLYGISLEEVNHAIDGGIYAELIQNRSFEDGVVPVNCRIDFVRKQFFTPNGLVVPYCGEDSIIGWCKLSKGTQFVPDRQEVINDKNKRSLRVSVYNTELYGQGGVAAEGYTGIPLKKGEKYNLSFFIKNAYTHSGGVQVSLEKDTSRQKVSDTFFVSPVTEWRRLHYTFTATEDVKNARLVFAADSSTLFWLDVVSLFPQNTWRGRPNGLRPDLVEKIAALKPSFIRFPGGSFVEGYSSGTYPEWKETIGDIATRRSFWSFWGYGTTNGVGFHEYLQLCEDLRAEPVYVANCGITNQSRRPRYQDIMEMDKLVQDVLDAIEYANAPADSTWGALRKRNGHPEPFHLKYVEIGNENYGYEYFRRYEYFHKAIREKYPDITVISSDYSSKYRTEWQDKHFFADRTFLMSQSGYFNMNKRISHFQPVSIGSFSAVNNIEGATLQNAVGEACFMIGLEKNPDIIKQVAYAPLLANVNYENCLPAAIYFDTHRVVETPSYQVLKAFSENRGDELLKSEVTTELRPQAIFGGAGIYMFDDFYEIEHFAIDGETDYSSQVISGEWNVLPAGKLIASPNKWNYIVCGDSLAYNYVVTARIRRVKGSNSIQFRVRDNGRTDRQQNHVVFTLGPGESSLTQQSGQVAYPLTPARSCPLAMNTWYDIKVVCQDDTYSCYVNDSLLHRTTLEPIPSLVSVVTRNKEDNTIILKVVNTTYHPEKTSIEIENANVKKEAEVIEIVGDPVDRNTLDMPTCVVPRNKNITLSATHPIVYNFPPNSVTILKLKAH; translated from the coding sequence ATGATTGAATTTGTTAAGAAGATACACTTACTCATTATCCTATTTATTATTGCCTTTTTCTTTTTTGCCGGTTGCCGGCAAGAATTGCCTGTTACTTCCAAAATAGTAGTAGATACAAAAAGTACTACTTTGCCTGTTAATCCACAGCTATATGGCATTTCTTTAGAAGAAGTGAACCATGCGATAGATGGCGGAATTTATGCGGAATTGATTCAAAATAGAAGTTTTGAAGATGGGGTAGTACCTGTGAATTGTCGGATCGATTTTGTGCGTAAACAGTTTTTCACTCCCAACGGATTAGTAGTACCTTATTGTGGAGAAGATAGTATAATCGGATGGTGCAAACTTTCAAAAGGAACCCAGTTTGTGCCGGATCGTCAAGAAGTAATTAATGATAAAAACAAACGCTCTTTACGCGTCTCCGTATACAATACCGAACTGTACGGACAGGGAGGAGTGGCTGCTGAAGGATATACCGGTATTCCTTTGAAAAAAGGAGAGAAATATAATTTATCCTTCTTTATTAAAAATGCTTACACTCATTCCGGAGGCGTACAAGTAAGTTTGGAAAAAGATACCTCCAGGCAAAAAGTATCGGATACTTTTTTTGTTTCTCCCGTTACGGAATGGAGACGGTTACACTATACTTTTACAGCGACAGAAGATGTGAAAAATGCCCGGTTAGTTTTTGCTGCGGATTCGTCAACTCTGTTTTGGTTGGATGTAGTCTCACTTTTTCCGCAAAATACTTGGCGTGGACGTCCTAACGGTCTTCGACCGGATTTGGTGGAAAAAATAGCCGCATTGAAGCCTTCTTTTATCCGTTTCCCCGGCGGTAGTTTTGTAGAAGGTTATTCGTCCGGAACTTATCCAGAATGGAAAGAAACGATTGGTGATATAGCTACACGCCGTTCTTTCTGGTCTTTTTGGGGATATGGAACAACAAACGGTGTAGGATTTCATGAATATTTGCAGTTGTGTGAAGATTTGCGTGCCGAACCGGTCTATGTAGCGAATTGCGGAATAACGAATCAAAGTCGTCGCCCTCGTTATCAGGATATAATGGAAATGGATAAATTGGTGCAGGATGTACTGGATGCCATCGAGTATGCCAATGCTCCGGCTGATTCCACCTGGGGTGCCTTACGAAAACGGAACGGTCACCCGGAACCTTTCCATTTGAAATATGTGGAAATCGGAAATGAAAATTATGGGTATGAGTATTTCCGCCGCTATGAATATTTTCATAAAGCTATCCGTGAAAAGTATCCGGACATAACTGTCATTTCATCGGATTACTCGTCTAAATACCGTACGGAGTGGCAAGATAAACACTTTTTTGCCGATAGGACTTTCCTTATGTCGCAATCCGGATATTTTAATATGAATAAGCGTATTTCCCATTTTCAACCGGTAAGCATAGGTTCTTTTTCTGCTGTCAACAATATAGAAGGGGCTACCTTACAAAATGCAGTGGGAGAGGCATGCTTTATGATAGGGCTGGAAAAAAATCCTGATATAATAAAACAAGTTGCGTATGCTCCGTTGCTAGCAAATGTAAATTATGAGAATTGTTTGCCGGCTGCTATTTATTTTGATACCCATCGGGTTGTAGAAACACCTTCCTATCAGGTATTGAAAGCATTTTCGGAAAATAGAGGAGATGAACTGTTGAAGTCGGAAGTTACTACGGAACTGCGTCCGCAAGCTATTTTTGGAGGAGCCGGCATCTATATGTTCGACGATTTTTATGAAATAGAACACTTTGCGATCGATGGAGAAACAGATTATTCTTCCCAGGTGATCAGCGGGGAATGGAATGTCTTGCCTGCGGGTAAATTGATAGCATCACCTAACAAATGGAATTATATAGTTTGTGGTGACTCACTGGCTTATAATTATGTAGTTACAGCTCGTATACGACGAGTGAAAGGAAGCAATTCCATCCAATTCCGGGTACGTGATAATGGCCGGACTGACCGACAACAAAATCATGTCGTTTTCACTTTAGGTCCGGGTGAAAGTTCATTGACACAACAGAGCGGGCAGGTTGCTTATCCTTTGACCCCGGCTCGTTCGTGTCCCTTGGCTATGAATACTTGGTATGATATAAAAGTGGTTTGTCAGGACGATACCTATTCGTGTTACGTAAACGATTCTTTACTTCATCGGACTACCCTAGAACCTATTCCTTCATTAGTATCGGTAGTCACGCGAAATAAGGAGGATAATACAATTATTCTTAAAGTAGTGAATACGACTTATCACCCGGAAAAAACAAGCATAGAAATAGAAAATGCGAATGTGAAAAAAGAAGCGGAAGTAATTGAAATAGTGGGTGACCCGGTTGACAGAAACACGCTTGATATGCCGACGTGTGTTGTTCCCCGGAATAAAAATATAACCCTCTCCGCTACACATCCTATCGTCTATAACTTTCCTCCTAATTCGGTTACTATTTTAAAATTAAAGGCTCATTGA
- a CDS encoding SMP-30/gluconolactonase/LRE family protein: MKRKILMAAAILGTIALMNACKQKTQRADDNSLKVETKQDMRDNRRTEKVITDNLSFCESIYPTNNKLLISNYGGSKMDPLNTNGQGYIVAYQNDSIAMIIPADGTLSAPKGMYSNDDYLFVSDVNKILVYDMDKPQAKPQVIRFPKADMNITNLVADGNTLYATVASTGNIYAIDIANMDKLNTVQPKLFAQVPGANDAIIEEGVMYITSAPSQGDATSENVIYYISDFDQPVAQKFINEAGQYYSITMSPDNQTMYVTNWSPSGIAKINMDTKAIDYMVLDTPVKNASDIAFMDDILYVADPENNQIIAITNP, encoded by the coding sequence ATGAAACGGAAAATTTTAATGGCTGCAGCAATATTAGGGACTATTGCACTGATGAATGCCTGTAAACAAAAAACACAAAGGGCGGATGATAACTCTCTTAAAGTAGAGACTAAACAGGATATGCGAGATAACCGCAGGACTGAAAAAGTAATTACCGACAATTTGAGCTTTTGCGAAAGCATTTATCCAACCAACAACAAGTTGCTAATCTCCAATTACGGTGGTTCCAAGATGGACCCACTTAATACAAACGGGCAAGGTTACATTGTAGCCTATCAAAATGACAGTATCGCAATGATTATCCCGGCAGATGGAACTTTATCTGCACCTAAAGGAATGTATTCAAATGATGATTATTTGTTTGTTAGTGACGTAAACAAAATTTTAGTTTACGACATGGATAAACCTCAGGCAAAACCTCAGGTAATCCGTTTTCCTAAAGCAGATATGAACATTACGAATCTGGTAGCAGACGGGAACACACTTTATGCCACAGTAGCCAGTACAGGCAACATATATGCTATCGATATCGCGAACATGGACAAATTAAATACCGTCCAACCCAAATTGTTCGCCCAAGTTCCCGGAGCTAACGATGCTATTATAGAAGAAGGCGTGATGTATATTACTTCCGCACCCAGCCAAGGAGATGCCACTTCAGAAAACGTAATTTATTATATTTCTGATTTCGACCAACCTGTAGCACAAAAATTCATCAACGAAGCAGGCCAGTATTATAGTATTACCATGTCTCCTGATAACCAGACGATGTATGTTACCAACTGGTCTCCTTCCGGAATTGCCAAGATTAATATGGATACGAAAGCTATCGATTATATGGTATTAGATACACCTGTTAAAAATGCGAGCGATATTGCATTTATGGATGACATACTGTATGTAGCCGATCCGGAAAACAACCAGATTATCGCAATTACAAATCCGTAA